A genomic segment from Lates calcarifer isolate ASB-BC8 linkage group LG13, TLL_Latcal_v3, whole genome shotgun sequence encodes:
- the derl3 gene encoding derlin-3, with protein sequence MVGSEAAAAAVMAHSFTQEYFQIPVVTRAYTTACVLTTAAVQLEVITPFQLYFNPDLIIRRYQIWRLITSFLFFGSLGFSFVFNIIFLYRYCRMLEEGCFRGRTADFVVMFLFGGIVMTLFGLFANVFFLGQAFIIMLVYVWSRRHPLVRMNFFGLLNFQAPFLPWVLMGFSLLLGNSIVVDLLGISVGHMYYFLEDVFPNQPGGRKLLMTPELLRTMFDRPEDPDYRPLQEQQQGGDLQQDEEPHN encoded by the exons ATGGTTGGcagtgaggcagcagcagcagcagtgatggcTCACAGCTTCACTCAGGAGTATTTTCAGATCCCAGTGGTGACCCGAGCGTACACGACTGCCTGCGTCCTCACCACCGCTGCTGTG cAACTTGAGGTCATCACCCCCTTTCAGCTCTACTTTAACCCAGACCTCATCATCAGAAGATACCAG ataTGGCGCCTGATAACCAGCTTCCTCTTCTTCGGTTCTCTTGGATTCAGTTTTGTGttcaacatcatctttct TTATCGATACTGTCGGATGCTGGAGGAAGGCTGCTTCCGGGGAAGGACGGCAGATTTTGTCGTCATGTTCCTGTTTGGAGGAATCGTGATGACT CTGTTCGGTCTGTTCGCCAACGTCTTCTTCCTGGGTCAGGCCTTCATCATCATGCTGGTGTACGTGTGGAGTAGGAGGCATCCGCTCGTACGCATGAACTTCTTCGGCCTGCTGAACTTCCAGGCCCCGTTTCTCCCCTGGGTGCTGATGGGATTTTCGCTGCTGCTCGGAAACTCCATCGTGGTCGACCTCCTGg GTATCAGTGTCGGTCACATGTACTACTTCCTGGAAGACGTGTTTCCAAACCAGCCGGGAGGAAGGAAGCTGCTGATGACACCAGAACTTCT GAGGACCATGTTTGACCGGCCGGAGGACCCAGACTACCGTCCCCTCCAAGAACAGCAGCAGGGTGGAGACCTGCAGCAGGATGAGGAGCCACAcaactaa
- the smarcb1a gene encoding SWI/SNF-related matrix-associated actin-dependent regulator of chromatin subfamily B member 1-A: MALSKTFGQKPVKFQLEEDGDFYMIGSEVGNYLRMFRGSLYKRYPSLWRKLASVEERKKIVESSHDHGYTQLATSVTLLKASEVEEILEGNDEKYKAVSISTEPPAYLREQKAKRNSQWVPTLPNSSHHLDAVPCSTTINRSRLGRDKKRTFPLCFDDHDPAVIHENATQSEVLVPIRLDMEIEGQKLRDAFTWNMNEKLMTPEMFAEILCDDLDLNPLAFVPAIASAIRQQIESYPTDSILEDQTDQRVIIKLNIHVGNISLVDQFEWDMSERENSPEKFALKLCSELGLGGEFVTTIAYSIRGQLSWHQRTYAFSENPLPTVEIAIRNTGDADQWCPLLETLTDAEMEKKIRDQDRNTRRMRRLANTAPAW, translated from the exons ATGGCGCTTAGCAAAACGTTTGGACAAAAACCGGTCAAATTTCAGCTCGAAGAGGATGGAGACTTTTACATGATCGGATCGGAG GTGGGAAACTACCTCCGTATGTTCAGAGGCTCCCTGTATAAAAGATACCCGTCACTATGGAGGAAACTGGCATCAGTAGAAGAACGGAAGAAAATAGTGGAGTCATCTCACG aTCATGGTTACACTCAGCTGGCCACCAGTGTGACCCTGCTGAAGGCTTCGGAGGTCGAGGAGATCCTCGAGGGAAACGATGAGAAGTACAAAGCGGTCTCCATCAGCACTGAGCCGCCCGCCTACCTCAG GGAACAGAAGGCGAAGAGGAACAGTCAGTGGGTTCCCACGCTGCCCAACAGTTCTCACCACCTGGACGCGGTGCCCTGCTCCACCACCATCAACCGCAGCCGACTGGGCCGTGACAAGAAGAGGACCTTCCCTCTGTG CTTTGACGACCATGATCCAGCCGTGATCCATGAGAACGCCACTCAGTCTGAAGTTCTGGTTCCAATCCGCCTGGACATGGAGATTGAGGGACAGAAGCTTAGAGATGCTTTCACCTGGAACATGAACG AGAAGCTCATGACACCTGAGATGTTCGCTGAGATCCTCTGCGACGACCTGGACCTCAACCCGCTGGCCTTCGTCCCTGCCATCGCCTCCGCCATCCGACAGCAGATCGAGTCTTATCCGACAGACAGCATCCTGGAGGACCAGACGGACCAGAGGGTCATCATCAAG TTGAACATCCACGTCGGGAACATCTCTCTGGTGGACCAGTTTGAGTGGGACATGTCTGAGAGGGAGAACTCTCCAGAGAAGTTTGCTCTGAAGCTTTGCTCCGAGCTCGGCCTGGGCGGAGAGTTCGTCACCACCATCGCCTACAGCATCCGGGGTCAACTGAGCTGGCACCAGAGGACGTACGCCTTCAG TGAGAACCCTCTGCCCACAGTGGAGATAGCCATTAGAAACACAGGCGACGCTGACCAGTGGTGCCCCCTGCTGGAGACCCTGACAGAcgcagagatggagaagaagatCAGAGACCAGGACAGAAACACGAG GCGAATGAGGCGACTGGCGAACACAGCACCTGCATGGTAG